Proteins co-encoded in one Oreochromis aureus strain Israel breed Guangdong linkage group 3, ZZ_aureus, whole genome shotgun sequence genomic window:
- the LOC120437522 gene encoding hepatitis A virus cellular receptor 2 homolog isoform X2 — translation MNDVHDTDDTRNNCGGFKQSQEIITAAPGENATLPCRAPNSSSSISIVEWTRADLRDEYVLLYRDERFDPENQHLSFRDRVDLQDRQMKDGDVSLILKDVMINDNGTYECQVFMRGTNMRKRANLVNDPISIITLRVVPPGRPGGDTEDGGKEDGGKEDEGKEDASVGLIVGLSVSAVLLLVAVVGFLIYRKHKQQQSQDSYQPPVTLQPVEMSQSFFHGDAE, via the exons ATGAATGATGTCCATGACACAGACGACACCAGAAACAACTGTGGTGGTTTTAAACAGA GCCAGGAAATCATCACAGCTGCGCCTGGAGAGAACGCTACTCtgccatgtcgagctccaaacagcagcagcagcatttcaATTGTAGAGTGGACCAGAGCTGACCTGCGAGATGAATATGTGCTTTTGTATCGGGACGAGCGGTTCGATCCAGAAAACCAGCATCTATCTTTTAGggaccgggtggatctgcaggacagacagatgaaggatggagacgtgtctttgattctgaaggatgtgatgaTTAATGATaatggaacatacgagtgtcagGTCTTCATGAGAGGAACAAACATGAGGAAGAGAGCTAATCTAGTTAATGACCCCATCAGCATCATCACACTGAGagttgttcctccag gtcgaccaggaggagacacagaggatggagggaaggaggatggagggaaggaggatgaAGGGAAGGAGGATGCATCTGTTGGACTGATCGTTGGTCTGTCAGTTTCTGCTGTGCTTCttcttgttgctgttgttggatttttgatctacagaaaacataaacaacaacagagTCAGGATTCATACCAGCCTCCTGTTACACTTCAGCCTGTTGAAATGTCTCAGAGCTTCTTTCATGGTGATGCTGAATAA
- the LOC120437522 gene encoding programmed cell death 1 ligand 1-like isoform X1, giving the protein MEMSAVTASLCSISLIVRFVVFVSAGQEIITAAPGENATLPCRAPNSSSSISIVEWTRADLRDEYVLLYRDERFDPENQHLSFRDRVDLQDRQMKDGDVSLILKDVMINDNGTYECQVFMRGTNMRKRANLVNDPISIITLRVVPPGRPGGDTEDGGKEDGGKEDEGKEDASVGLIVGLSVSAVLLLVAVVGFLIYRKHKQQQSQDSYQPPVTLQPVEMSQSFFHGDAE; this is encoded by the exons ATGGAAATGTCTGCTGTAACTGCGTCGCTCTGCTCGATCTCGCTGATTGTCCGTTTCGtcgtgtttgtctctgcag GCCAGGAAATCATCACAGCTGCGCCTGGAGAGAACGCTACTCtgccatgtcgagctccaaacagcagcagcagcatttcaATTGTAGAGTGGACCAGAGCTGACCTGCGAGATGAATATGTGCTTTTGTATCGGGACGAGCGGTTCGATCCAGAAAACCAGCATCTATCTTTTAGggaccgggtggatctgcaggacagacagatgaaggatggagacgtgtctttgattctgaaggatgtgatgaTTAATGATaatggaacatacgagtgtcagGTCTTCATGAGAGGAACAAACATGAGGAAGAGAGCTAATCTAGTTAATGACCCCATCAGCATCATCACACTGAGagttgttcctccag gtcgaccaggaggagacacagaggatggagggaaggaggatggagggaaggaggatgaAGGGAAGGAGGATGCATCTGTTGGACTGATCGTTGGTCTGTCAGTTTCTGCTGTGCTTCttcttgttgctgttgttggatttttgatctacagaaaacataaacaacaacagagTCAGGATTCATACCAGCCTCCTGTTACACTTCAGCCTGTTGAAATGTCTCAGAGCTTCTTTCATGGTGATGCTGAATAA